One Acanthochromis polyacanthus isolate Apoly-LR-REF ecotype Palm Island chromosome 6, KAUST_Apoly_ChrSc, whole genome shotgun sequence DNA segment encodes these proteins:
- the l1cama gene encoding neural cell adhesion molecule L1.2 isoform X1, whose protein sequence is MPDTQRQQVGSRGQRSSRLLPLVLTLLSIAARPSQAAIHIPSNYHISDLKEPPMITTQPGSVTVFSVEDLVMSCEASGNPPPIFRWTKDGKEFDPGSDPELKVSERSGGFAFFTLSNTMDTLKQYQGKYVCYASNELGTAVSNEARLSIDVPPTQQKEKKIHLKAEEGKSMVLNCNPPQSSMEPIIHWMDQSLRHIQLSKRVMAGKDGNLYFAHLTTKDSRDDYTCNVQYLATRTILAKEPISLTVQPSNSVPRSRRPQMMILTGSHSSYHALRGQAVDLECIVQGFPTPEVTWLRKDGELSESRTVKEMSDRRLHFTNISESDSGEYQCIAENAQGKVTHTYMLTVEAAPYWTKEPVSQLYAPGETVRLDCQADGIPSPSISWTINGIPLSATDKDPRRTLTPSGSLILEDVTFEDTAIYQCWASNKHGTIITNTNVFVIELPPQILTEDGNGYTFTEGQKALLDCDTFGSPKPKVIWEKGSLSSLLADPRVNPLTNGGLEISNVTHEDAGFYTCSVRNTNLSVTAELEVFNRTVILSPPQALKVQPGNTAIFTCLYHSDASFSNPQIQWRKNDQKLFESHSDEKYTFDGQDLIIANVEQDDEGVYTCQVITKLDMAEASGTLTLCDRPDPPVLLQLSDPKHRGVTLSWTPGDDHNSPVQEYVVEFEDQSSKERDWEELKRVPGDQESVALTLWPYMSYRFRVVAINDVNKSNPSKPSEIHNTVAEAPDNNPSDIRSESGDPDTLVIAWKKMDKHNFNGPDFKYRVLWRRVVGSGPDWHMNYTTAPPFIVSDIGSFSAFEIKVQAINEKGEGPEPDPVIGYSGEDVPLEAPMAVGIVSINSTAIKVTWAPIDKQTVRGHLMGYKIYLTRKGSRGGHHGGRKAKESQSTVVVETGPTEEKKTISDLRPYSHYDLAVTVYNNKGEGPQSDPESFETPEGRPGRPESLTLESPSETEMTLHWTPPDQPNGILVGYLLQYQQIKETDDSPMQVEAIDDASVSHLTLKGLDRHSHYRFYLRGRTSMGDGEPIMKKGATTLDGEPPVNISVSEGETSVNLSWVTKKRHRNISFQIHYLNKNDGSKWKKTEKVNSSQSFYELQGLTPGSQYRLRFVYHNSTFFEREINTDGTGVTEVQPSFATQGWFIGVVSALVLLLLILLILCFIKRSKGGKYSVKDKEEGPMDSEARPMKDETFGEYRSLESDLEEKRTASQPSLCEESKLCSEDNLDFNGSSAITTELNMDESLVSQISRPSEGPEGFHGLPDNSLLNPTTISPATNGMPNSVAILD, encoded by the exons ATGCCTGACACGCAGCGACAGCAGGTTGGCAGTAGGGGGCAGCGCTCCTCCCGCCTCCTCCCCCTTGTCCTCACCCTCCTCTCTATCGCTGCCCGGCCCAGCCAAGCAGCCATACACATACCCTCCAACT ACCACATAAGTGATC TCAAGGAGCCTCCAATGATCACCACACAGCCGGGCTCTGTCACCGTCTTCAGCGTGGAAGACCTCGTCATGAGCTGCGAAGCCTCCGGCAACCCTCCACCCAT TTTCCGATGGACTAAGGACGGAAAGGAGTTTGACCCAGGCAGTGACCCGGAGCTGAAGGTTTCGGAGCGCTCTGGCGGATTCGCATTCTTCACGCTCAGTAATACTATGGACACCCTGAAGCAATACCAAGGCAAATACGTCTGCTACGCATCCAATGAGCTGGGGACAGCCGTATCTAATGAGGCCAGACTCAGCATAGACG TGCCCCCCACCCAGCAGAAGGAGAAAAAGATTCATCTGAAGGCTGAAGAGGGAAAGAGTATGGTTCTGAACTGTAACCCCCCGCAGAGCTCCATGGAGCCGATCATTCACTGGATGGACCAGA GTCTGCGTCACATCCAGCTTAGTAAGCGTGTGATGGCGGGGAAGGACGGCAACCTGTACTTCGCCCATCTGACCACTAAGGACAGCAGGGACGACTACACCTGTAACGTCCAGTACCTGGCGACAAGAACCATTCTGGCAAAAGAACCCATCAGTCTAACAGTCCAACCCT CCAACTCAGTGCCGCGGAGCAGGAGACCCCAAATGATGATACTGACTGGAAGCCACAGCAGCTACCACGCCCTCAGGGGCCAGGCCGTAGACCTGGAGTGCATCGTCCAAGGCtt tCCGACTCCTGAAGTGACATGGCTGAGGAAGGACGGCGAACTGTCGGAATCCCGGACCGTTAAAGAAATGTCTGACCGTCGCCTGCATTTCACTAACATCTCAGAAAGTGATAGTGGTGAATACCAGTGTATCGCTGAGAACGCTCAAGGAAAGGTCACACACacttacatgttgactgtagaag CTGCTCCTTACTGGACCAAGGAGCCAGTCAGTCAGCTTTATGCCCCAGGTGAGACTGTCAGACTAGACTGTCAGGCAGACGGCATCCCCTCtccttccatcagctggaccaTCAATGGGATCCCCCTGTCAG CAACCGATAAGGACCCCAGACGTACTCTGACACCGAGCGGGTCTCTTATCCTAGAGGACGTCACCTTTGAAGACACTGCCATCTACCAGTGCTGGGCCTCCAACAAACATGGAACCATCATCACCAACACTAATGTCTTTGTCATTG agCTGCCTCCTCAGATTCTTACCGAAGATGGGAATGGTTACACGTTTACAGAGGGCCAAAAGGCTTTACTGGACTGCGACACCTTTGGCTCTCCTAAACCTAAAGTCATATG GGAGAAAGGcagcctctcctctcttctGGCAGATCCCAGAGTTAACCCACTCACCAACGGTGGGCTCGAGATCTCTAATGTCACCCATGAAGATGCGGGCTTCTACACCTGCTCTGTACGGAACACCAACTTGTCAGTCACCGCCGAGCTGGAAGTGTTCA ACAGGACCGTGATCCTGTCGCCTCCACAGGCTCTAAAAGTGCAGCCTGGAAACACAGCAATCTTCACCTGTCTTTACCACAGCGATGCCAGTTTCAGCAATCCCCAGATTCAATGGAGGAAGAATGATCAGAAGCTGTTTGAGTCCCACAGTGACGAAAA ATACACATTTGATGGACAAGATCTCATAATAGCTAATGTGGAACAGGACGACGAGGGCGTGTACACCTGTCAGGTCATCACTAAGCTGGACATGGCTGAAGCCAGCGGCACCCTCACCTTATGTG ATCGTCCAGaccctcctgtcctcctccagctcaGCGATCCGAAGCATCGTGGCGTCACTCTCAGCTGGACTCCTGGAGACGACCACAACAGCCCTGTTCAAG AGTATGTTGTGGAGTTTGAGGACCAAAGCTCGAAGGAGAGGGATTGGGAAGAGCTGAAGAGAGTGCCAGGAGACCAGGAGAGTGTCGCCCTCACCCTGTGGCCCTACATGTCCTACCGTTTCCGGGTCGTTGCCATCAATGATGTTAACAAAAGCAACCCAAGCAAGCCATCTGAAATCCACAACACAGTTGCTGAAG CTCCAGACAACAACCCGTCAGATATTAGGAGTGAGTCCGGTGATCCAGACACTCTGGTCATCGCCTGGAAG aaaatggacaaacacaaCTTCAACGGACCCGACTTCAAGTACAGAGTGCTGTGGAGGCGAGTGGTGGGCAGCGGACCTGACTGGCACATGAACTACACAACAGCACCTCCATTCATTGTCAGTGACATTGGCAGCTTCTCTGCCTTTGAGATCAAAGTCCAGGCCATCAATGAGAAAGGGGAGGGACCTGAACCAGACCCTGTCATTGGCTACTCAGGAGAGGatg TTCCACTCGAAGCTCCGATGGCTGTGGGGATTGTATCGATTAACAGCACTGCAATCAAAGTGACTTGGGCACCGATAGACAAACAGACAGTCAGAGGACACCTGATGGGATATAAG ATATACTTGACCAGGAAAGGCTCCAGGGGGGGCCATCACGGAGGCCGGAAAGCCAAGGAATCCCAAAGCACCGTGGTGGTGGAGACCGGCCCCACCGAGGAGAAGAAGACGATCAGCGATCTCAGGCCGTACTCCCACTACGACCTGGCCGTGACCGTGTACAACAATAAGGGAGAGGGACCCCAATCTGATCCAGAGTCCTTCGAGACTCCTGAAGGAC GTCCTGGTCGTCCTGAGTCCCTGACGCTAGAAAGCCCATCAGAGACAGAGATGACGCTCCACTGGACGCCTCCTGACCAGCCCAACGGAATCCTCGTTGGATATCTGCTGCAGTACCAACAGA TTAAGGAGACAGATGACAGCCCCATGCAGGTAGAGGCGATAGACGACGCCAGCGTCTCCCACCTCACCTTGAAGGGCCTCGACCGCCACAGCCACTACCGCTTCTACCTGAGGGGGCGCACCAGTATGGGGGATGGCGAGCCCATCATGAAGAAGGGAGCCACCACACTGGATGGAG AACCTCCTGTCAACATCAGTGTGTCGGAGGGGGAAACGTCAGTTAACCTCAGCTGGGTCACCAAgaagagacacagaaacatcAGCTTCCAAATCCACTACCTCAATAAGAATG atGGCAGTAAGTGGAAGAAGACAGAGAAGGTGAATTCCTCTCAGTCTTTCTACGAGCTCCAGGGCTTGACTCCTGGCTCTCAGTATCGCCTTCGCTTCGTCTACCACAACAGCACCTTCTTTGAGAGGGAGATCAACACAGACGGAACAG GAGTGACAGAGGTGCAGCCCAGCTTTGCCACTCAGGGCTGGTTCATCGGTGTGGTGAGTGCCCTCGTGCTCCTGCTGTTGATACTGCTAATCCTCTGCTTCATCAAGAGGAGTAAAGGAGGGAAGTACTCAG TGAAAGATAAAGAGGAGGGTCCAATGGACTCGGAAGCTCGGCCGATGAAGGACGAAACTTTTGGAGAGTACAG ATCTCTTGAAAG TGATCTTGAGGAGAAGCGGACAGCCAGTCAGCCGTCCCTGTGCGAGGAGAGCAAGCTGTGCAGCGAAGACAACCTGGACTTCAATGGCAGCAGTGCCATAACCACGGAGCTCAACATGGACGAGTCCCTGGTCAGCCAGATCAGTCGTCCCAGCGAGGGTCCGGAGGGGTTCCACGGCCTGCCGGACAACTCCCTGCTCAACCCCACCACCATCTCCCCAGCCACCAATGGCATGCCCAACTCAGTCGCCATCCTCGATTAA